One Amycolatopsis sp. NBC_00355 genomic window carries:
- a CDS encoding DUF1737 domain-containing protein translates to MTDQLPEGLPRYRVLTGPDDAKFCHRVSEALELGYRLHGSPAVTFNGEQVIVAQALLWAGEQA, encoded by the coding sequence ATGACCGACCAACTGCCCGAGGGCCTGCCCCGCTACCGCGTGCTCACCGGCCCGGACGACGCGAAGTTCTGTCACCGGGTGAGCGAGGCGCTGGAGCTCGGCTACCGCCTGCACGGCTCACCGGCGGTCACCTTCAACGGCGAGCAGGTGATCGTGGCCCAGGCCCTGCTCTGGGCGGGCGAACAGGCCTAG
- a CDS encoding SMC family ATPase has product MRLHRLEVEAFGPYLKRQVVDFEVLGADGLFLLHGETGAGKTTLLDAIAFALFGVVPGARNEAKRLRCDLAVPDQVTEVALELTVQGHRLKIVRNPEYQRPKRRGEGTTTQQAKVSLSWIGTAPAGLAPEGLIRIEEVARTVERLLGMTAAQFFQVVLLPQGEFARFLRSDTAEREKLLERLFGTERFADVERWFADLRAERGRELEARQQSVRELLARYAQEAQQDPPESEPADWVDAVLAAATERVGQVTAEEERARAAAQRADAHLQEERADAEKIRRVRTAHLRLLEITEQAPQRAEWAQEVAAARRAAGVAVEADLLDRRTAELTDAEQTEKACGAELREFGTRATGDLKARAATAREEAGAVAELVAEAEQQQVDIMRRDDLKLSSVTAAKQAEELTAELAAIPGQLAKLRADALAAAEAEAKLDGARARVDELRAVARDAAELPEAQAKVGRGEAKLREVVDTHQAARQRRLDLRERRLDGMAAELAAALPEGAPCPVCGSAEHPAPANRNAILVDPAEERAAEEAEQAADAMWQRVVTALEEAKARLAGLIERLEGRTAETVTAELSEARAIVTTLTQQAEAKAKLGQQVVLLERDLELRTERRRRAEQAVAEATADVRSLEERLAERERRLVAGRGEFADVGARRTYLVGLAEALEAVAEARTAVTGARERVAQQRTLVDAAVKAKGFTSLKKARSAMLPDEQIEKLEQGIAEAEATAAGARALLSEPDLFGISPDDVADVGRAADAAELARAAADTAYAALRVAASQHDELTRLAGLLRKALAGLAPAETEYAELRALADVVNGRGQNSRKMSLRSYVLAARLEEVAVAATHRLRTMSQGRYAFVHSDAAGARGTRGGLGIDVLDDYSGTIRPAKTLSGGESFLASLALALGLADVVAGETGGALLDTLFVDEGFGTLDAETLDVVMNILDELRAGGRVVGLVSHVEELRQRIPTRLRVRKARTGSTLEVRAG; this is encoded by the coding sequence ATGAGGCTGCACAGGCTGGAGGTCGAGGCCTTCGGGCCGTACCTCAAGCGCCAGGTGGTCGACTTCGAGGTGCTCGGCGCGGACGGGCTCTTCCTCCTCCACGGCGAAACCGGCGCGGGCAAGACCACGCTGCTCGACGCGATCGCGTTCGCCTTGTTCGGCGTGGTCCCGGGCGCCCGCAACGAGGCGAAGCGGTTGCGCTGCGACCTGGCCGTGCCGGATCAGGTCACCGAGGTCGCGCTGGAGCTCACCGTGCAGGGGCACCGGCTGAAGATCGTGCGCAACCCCGAGTACCAGCGGCCGAAGCGGCGTGGCGAGGGCACGACGACGCAGCAGGCGAAGGTGTCGCTGAGCTGGATCGGCACCGCGCCGGCCGGGCTGGCGCCGGAGGGCCTGATCCGGATCGAGGAGGTCGCGCGCACGGTCGAGCGGCTGCTCGGGATGACCGCGGCCCAGTTCTTCCAGGTGGTGCTGCTGCCGCAGGGCGAGTTCGCCCGGTTCCTGCGCTCGGACACCGCCGAGCGCGAAAAGCTGCTGGAACGGCTGTTCGGCACCGAGCGCTTCGCCGACGTCGAACGCTGGTTCGCCGACCTGCGGGCCGAGCGCGGCCGGGAGCTGGAGGCGCGGCAGCAGTCCGTGCGCGAGCTGCTGGCGCGGTATGCCCAGGAGGCCCAACAGGATCCGCCCGAGTCGGAGCCCGCGGATTGGGTGGACGCGGTGCTCGCGGCGGCCACCGAACGCGTCGGGCAGGTCACGGCGGAGGAGGAGCGGGCGCGGGCCGCGGCCCAGCGGGCGGACGCGCATCTGCAGGAGGAGCGCGCCGACGCGGAGAAGATCCGCCGGGTTCGCACCGCGCACCTGCGGCTGCTCGAGATCACCGAGCAGGCGCCCCAGCGTGCCGAGTGGGCCCAGGAAGTCGCGGCCGCGCGGCGGGCGGCGGGCGTGGCCGTCGAGGCGGACCTGCTGGACCGGCGGACCGCGGAGCTGACCGACGCCGAACAAACGGAGAAGGCCTGCGGTGCGGAGCTGCGGGAGTTCGGCACCCGCGCGACCGGCGACCTGAAGGCGCGAGCGGCGACCGCGCGCGAAGAAGCGGGTGCGGTCGCCGAACTGGTCGCCGAGGCCGAGCAGCAGCAGGTCGACATCATGCGGCGCGACGACCTGAAGCTGTCCTCCGTCACAGCCGCGAAGCAGGCCGAGGAACTGACTGCCGAGCTGGCCGCGATCCCCGGCCAGCTGGCGAAACTGCGGGCGGACGCGCTCGCGGCGGCCGAAGCCGAAGCCAAGCTCGACGGGGCTCGCGCCCGCGTCGACGAGCTGCGGGCCGTGGCGCGCGACGCGGCCGAACTGCCCGAGGCGCAGGCGAAAGTCGGGCGGGGCGAAGCGAAACTGCGCGAAGTCGTCGACACGCACCAAGCGGCCCGGCAACGGCGGCTCGACCTGCGCGAGCGGCGGCTCGACGGCATGGCGGCCGAACTCGCCGCCGCGTTGCCGGAAGGCGCGCCCTGCCCGGTCTGCGGCTCCGCGGAGCATCCGGCGCCGGCGAACCGGAACGCGATACTCGTCGATCCGGCCGAAGAGCGGGCCGCCGAGGAAGCCGAGCAGGCGGCGGACGCGATGTGGCAGCGGGTCGTCACCGCGTTGGAAGAGGCGAAGGCGCGGCTGGCGGGGCTGATCGAGCGGCTGGAGGGGCGGACCGCCGAGACCGTCACGGCTGAGCTGTCCGAAGCCCGCGCGATAGTCACCACGCTGACCCAGCAGGCGGAAGCGAAGGCGAAACTCGGGCAGCAGGTCGTGCTGCTGGAGCGGGACCTGGAGCTGCGGACGGAACGTCGTCGCCGGGCCGAGCAAGCGGTGGCCGAGGCCACGGCGGACGTCCGATCCCTGGAAGAACGGCTGGCCGAGCGGGAACGCCGGTTGGTCGCCGGGCGCGGCGAGTTCGCGGACGTCGGGGCGCGGCGGACGTACCTGGTCGGGCTGGCCGAGGCCCTCGAAGCCGTCGCCGAGGCGCGGACGGCGGTCACCGGCGCCCGGGAACGGGTCGCGCAGCAACGCACGCTGGTCGACGCGGCGGTCAAGGCCAAGGGCTTCACGTCGCTGAAGAAGGCGCGCTCGGCGATGCTGCCGGACGAGCAGATCGAAAAGCTGGAACAGGGCATCGCCGAGGCCGAAGCGACCGCGGCGGGCGCGCGGGCGCTGCTGTCCGAGCCGGACCTGTTCGGCATCTCGCCGGACGACGTCGCGGACGTCGGGCGCGCGGCCGACGCCGCCGAACTGGCGCGCGCGGCCGCCGACACGGCGTACGCGGCCTTGCGCGTTGCCGCCTCCCAGCACGACGAGCTGACCCGGCTGGCCGGACTGCTGCGGAAAGCACTCGCCGGGTTGGCACCGGCCGAAACCGAGTACGCGGAGCTGCGCGCGCTGGCGGACGTCGTCAACGGGCGCGGGCAGAACAGCCGGAAGATGTCGCTGCGCTCGTACGTGCTGGCGGCGCGGCTGGAGGAGGTGGCGGTCGCCGCCACACACCGGCTGCGCACGATGAGCCAGGGGCGCTACGCGTTCGTGCACTCGGACGCGGCCGGCGCGCGCGGCACCCGCGGCGGCCTCGGCATCGACGTGCTGGACGACTACTCGGGCACGATCCGCCCGGCGAAGACGCTGTCCGGCGGCGAGTCGTTCCTGGCGTCGCTGGCGTTGGCGCTGGGGCTGGCGGACGTCGTCGCCGGCGAGACCGGTGGCGCGCTGCTGGACACGCTGTTCGTCGACGAGGGCTTCGGCACGCTGGACGCCGAGACTTTGGACGTCGTGATGAACATCCTCGACGAACTCCGCGCCGGCGGCCGAGTGGTCGGGCTGGTGTCGCACGTCGAGGAACTGCGGCAGCGCATCCCGACGCGGCTGCGGGTCCGCAAGGCCCGCACGGGCTCGACCTTGGAGGTGCGCGCGGGCTGA
- a CDS encoding exonuclease SbcCD subunit D, translating to MRFLHTSDWHLGRTFHGADLLAEQEAVLGHLADLVAGEAIDVVLVAGDIYDRAVPSAEAVRVATAAVARIRAAGAQLIVTPGNHDSAPRLGAFAEFAAAGGLHLRTTVGGLAEPVLLDDDHGPVACYGIPYLEPEPSRHALGVPEARGHTGVLTEAMRRIREDLATRPGVRSVVLAHAFVTGGEPTDSERTIAVGGVEQVPGSVFDGVDYVALGHLHGPQTLAEHLRYSGSPLAYSFSEARQRKSVWLVDLDADGLAEVRRHELPVPRALATLRGELEDLLVAPEHDVFLEHFLSVTVTDRVRPVDAMRRLRVRFPHAVHVEWEPEGGYAGAPLRYSDAVRGRSDIEISRSFLDDCRGAPPSEREEKLLFHALEAADRGALAK from the coding sequence GTGAGATTCCTGCACACGTCCGACTGGCACCTCGGCCGCACCTTCCACGGTGCGGACCTGCTGGCGGAACAGGAAGCGGTGCTCGGGCACCTCGCCGACCTCGTGGCCGGCGAGGCGATCGACGTCGTCCTGGTGGCGGGGGACATCTACGACCGCGCGGTGCCGTCGGCCGAGGCCGTGCGGGTGGCCACCGCGGCGGTCGCCCGGATCCGCGCGGCCGGCGCGCAGCTGATCGTCACGCCCGGCAACCACGACTCCGCTCCCCGGCTCGGCGCGTTCGCCGAGTTCGCCGCCGCCGGCGGGCTGCACCTGCGCACCACCGTCGGGGGCCTCGCCGAACCGGTGCTGCTCGACGACGACCACGGCCCGGTGGCGTGTTACGGCATCCCTTACCTCGAACCGGAACCGTCGCGGCACGCGCTGGGCGTGCCGGAGGCGCGCGGGCACACGGGCGTGCTCACCGAGGCCATGCGCCGGATCCGCGAAGACCTCGCCACCCGCCCCGGCGTCCGGTCGGTCGTGCTCGCGCACGCGTTCGTCACCGGCGGCGAACCGACCGATTCGGAGCGGACGATCGCGGTCGGGGGCGTCGAACAGGTGCCCGGCTCGGTTTTCGACGGCGTCGACTACGTCGCGCTCGGCCACCTCCACGGCCCGCAGACCCTCGCCGAGCACCTGCGCTACTCCGGAAGCCCGCTGGCGTACTCGTTTTCCGAGGCGCGGCAACGGAAATCGGTCTGGCTGGTCGACTTGGACGCCGATGGGCTCGCCGAGGTGCGCCGGCACGAGCTGCCGGTGCCGCGGGCCCTGGCCACCCTGCGCGGCGAACTCGAAGACCTGCTCGTGGCCCCGGAACACGACGTGTTCCTCGAGCACTTCCTGTCGGTCACGGTCACCGATCGTGTCCGCCCGGTGGACGCGATGCGCCGGCTGCGCGTGCGGTTCCCGCACGCCGTGCACGTGGAGTGGGAGCCCGAAGGCGGGTACGCGGGCGCCCCGCTGCGGTACTCCGACGCCGTCCGCGGCCGCTCCGACATCGAGATCTCGCGCAGCTTCCTCGACGACTGCCGCGGCGCCCCGCCGAGCGAACGCGAAGAGAAGCTCCTGTTCCACGCACTCGAAGCGGCCGACCGGGGGGCGCTCGCGAAATGA
- the rmuC gene encoding DNA recombination protein RmuC yields the protein MATVLTTAAVVLAVLLLIAVAVLWRLYNDGMRRADAAARLVAAERAKADQQQLALRRYEVAFASISGRGELGEQVLVETARALGLREDLHFTLQTDLAGGGAAKPDMVLSVGGGRTVPVDAKASMATWAEAIETDNPEERLDALRAHVRQIRSRAAELAGKGYQRWADAIYGTIMFVPSDAAVVAALDTDPELLRWLIDRRVFLCGPTGFGVLASAALFAATDRTLEADVEQVRAGAAAAHRAAGGAVEALNLSSTHLQRFLSARRRELEALETFRATVAPLTDASGSPAAVPQVRKGDELAAS from the coding sequence GTGGCGACAGTGCTGACCACGGCGGCGGTCGTGCTCGCGGTCCTGCTGCTGATCGCGGTCGCGGTGCTGTGGCGGCTGTACAACGACGGGATGCGGCGCGCGGACGCGGCGGCCCGGCTGGTCGCGGCCGAGCGGGCGAAGGCGGATCAGCAGCAGCTCGCGCTGCGCCGGTACGAGGTGGCGTTCGCGTCGATCAGCGGGCGCGGCGAGCTGGGCGAGCAGGTACTGGTCGAGACGGCGCGGGCGCTCGGGCTCCGCGAAGACCTGCACTTCACCCTGCAGACCGACCTGGCCGGTGGTGGCGCGGCGAAACCGGACATGGTGCTGAGCGTCGGCGGCGGGCGCACGGTCCCGGTCGACGCCAAGGCGAGCATGGCGACCTGGGCCGAAGCGATCGAGACCGACAACCCGGAGGAACGGCTGGACGCGTTGCGCGCGCACGTCCGGCAGATCCGGTCCCGGGCGGCCGAGCTGGCCGGCAAGGGCTATCAGCGCTGGGCGGACGCGATCTACGGCACGATCATGTTCGTCCCGTCCGACGCCGCTGTGGTCGCGGCGCTGGACACCGACCCGGAGCTGCTGCGCTGGCTGATCGACCGGCGGGTGTTCCTGTGCGGGCCGACGGGCTTCGGCGTGCTGGCCTCGGCGGCCCTGTTCGCGGCGACCGACCGCACGCTGGAGGCCGACGTCGAGCAGGTCCGGGCCGGCGCGGCCGCGGCGCACCGGGCCGCGGGCGGCGCGGTGGAGGCGCTCAACCTGTCCAGCACGCACCTGCAGCGGTTCCTTTCGGCGCGGCGGCGGGAACTGGAAGCCCTGGAGACGTTCCGGGCGACGGTGGCTCCCTTGACGGACGCGTCGGGGAGTCCGGCCGCGGTGCCCCAGGTGCGGAAGGGGGACGAACTGGCGGCGAGCTGA